The Mangrovibacillus cuniculi sequence TTGTACATATCCTAAAATTGCAACATTATGGTACATTCCTACCTTCTTCTCCAACAACTCTTTTAACTCTATGTTATTGCCACAGACGATTAGTAACTGCGAATCTTTCATCTCTGCTAACTCAGTTGCTAAGTAGTCCGTATCTTTTAACACGCCAAAAGCACCTGACATCAATAAAATGGTCTTCTTTGTTGCATCTAAACCATACTTCATCCATACATTTAGCTTGTCTTTCTTCTCTTCAAAAGCTGCTCTTACTGGGATTCCTGTCACACTTATACATGTTGGAGAGAAACCTAAATCAATCATCTCTTGCTTCATTTCTTCACTGGCCACAAAATAATGATCTACATTAGGATGTAGCCATCTAGAGTGCAGACAGAAATCTGTTAATGTGTGAACAACAGGAATAGCAGATCCTGTTTGTTTCTTCCACTCTCCTACAACTAACATAGGGAACGTATTGACGATGATATCAGGTTGAACTTTCGAGATTACTTCTCTTAGTCGCTCCATTCCAAATTGGTTAAACCATGTCGTGACACGGTAATCATTCTTCATATTGTTTGTCCCATAATAAAAACTTCCATATACTTTCTGACCAACTGTAAAACTCTTGATGTATAAGTATTTCGTCATTTTTGTAATAGCTGGGTGTGCTTCTTGAAATAAATCACATGTCGTAACATTCGTTATTCCTTTCGCGCGAAACTGCTTTTCGAGTGTGGTTGTTACTTGAAGATGACCGTTGCCGTAGCTTCCGGTCAAAATCAACACCTTAGTCGATTTCACAGTGAATCCTCCCTTTAGTAGAACAAAATAGAATAATTTCTTAACTTCAAGCACTATACCGTTATGTAGGTTAATTTTACTTAATCTAACAAATCATAAGAAATTCTTCTGTATCTAGTAAAATATTATGTAAGTTTTATTGGATTTCCTTTGTTATTTATGTAAAGATTTTATAAAGATTAAGATTTCTAAAAATTCTCTACCTTTGTTAGACTATAGCTACTATTCTTTTAAAAGCGAAGGAGTTATTTTATGTTACAATCCCGCGAGCAAGTGTTAGCTTATACGAAACAATTAGTTCAAATAGAAAGTATTGTGAACACCGAAGGAGAAAAAGTAATCGCGCATTCCTTACACACTCTTATTGCTTCTATGCCTTATTTTCAAAAGCACTACGACCAAGTTCTTCTGGAAAAAACGGTGGATGACGCACAAGATCGTTTTAACGTTCTGGCTTTTGTAAAAGGAACAAAAGCACCAAGCAATCGGACAGTTATTCTTATGGGTCACATTGATACTGTTGGCACCAATGATTACGACGAGCTGCAGTCACTAGCTTATAACCCAGAAAAA is a genomic window containing:
- a CDS encoding MGDG synthase family glycosyltransferase produces the protein MKSTKVLILTGSYGNGHLQVTTTLEKQFRAKGITNVTTCDLFQEAHPAITKMTKYLYIKSFTVGQKVYGSFYYGTNNMKNDYRVTTWFNQFGMERLREVISKVQPDIIVNTFPMLVVGEWKKQTGSAIPVVHTLTDFCLHSRWLHPNVDHYFVASEEMKQEMIDLGFSPTCISVTGIPVRAAFEEKKDKLNVWMKYGLDATKKTILLMSGAFGVLKDTDYLATELAEMKDSQLLIVCGNNIELKELLEKKVGMYHNVAILGYVQEIDELMEMATVMITKPGGITLSEALAKHVPLVLYRAVPGQEKENAQFFEWKKAAVHVHTVEEVLWNTSRILENEEVRITMEQAMIQLYQPFAAAVIVDNLLEMVEERLEVGVG